A window of Erpetoichthys calabaricus chromosome 12, fErpCal1.3, whole genome shotgun sequence contains these coding sequences:
- the LOC114663275 gene encoding zinc finger protein 501-like, translated as MSVYIKKEGPQLDFAGDFDNCVKQESISSKEEKEEFGIKQESSEVELSPTVKKPAPPVGYADKEKFMDRKVKDVHLRWAFRGSSSPYQVACEPECEKVDMDRLGIQLMPSATREKLKAVQTVDEPSKTIGISHQLKVYQQIDTSENPHQFTKFGKTVPQGGDRGKQKRSHTRKKLFQCTECGRSFNRNARLAQHQRIHTGEKPFQCNECGKSFSQNIDLRRHERIHTGEKPYRCSVCGKSYSRNARLKHHEIIHTGEKPHRCAECGKTFIVSANLKYHQRLHTGEKPYRCNECGKTFCQLSQFKLHQVNHTGEKPFQCTECAKCFNLASNLKVHQRIHTGEKPYQCKECGKSFGHVTSLRQHQRIHTGEKPYRCIECGKTFTQVANLHCHQRIHTGEKTYRCTVCGKTFYWPASLTRHQNVHRRERKARRRRRRGEKLYPSSEVPGLLKPL; from the coding sequence ATGTCTGTTTACATCAAAAAAGAAGGTCCTCAGCTGGATTTTGCTGGAGATTTCGACAATTGTGTGAAGCAGGAATCCATCTCTAGTAAGGAAGAGAAGGAGGAGTTTGGTATTAAACAAGAGTCCTCTGAAGTGGAACTTTCTCCCACAGTTAAAAAGCCGGCTCCTCCTGTAGGTTATGCAGATAAAGAGAAGTTTATGGACCGCAAAGTTAAAGATGTCCATCTGAGGTGGGCTTTCCGAGGAAGTTCATCCCCATATCAGGTGGCATGCGAGCCTGAATGTGAGAAGGTAGACATGGATAGATTGGGGATTCAGTTAATGCCGAGTGCAACCAGGGAGAAGCTAAAAGCAGTCCAGACTGTAGATGAGCCCTCAAAGACCATTGGCATATCACACCAACTTAAAGTCTATCAGCAAATCGATACAAGTGAAAATCCACACCAGTTCACTAAATTTGGAAAGACGGTTCCTCAAGGTGGAGACCGTGGAAAACAAAAGAGATCTCACACTAGGAAAAAACTGTTCCAATGTACTGAATGCGGAAGGTCCTTTAACCGGAATGCCAGACTTGCACAACACCAGCGAATACACACAGGCGAAAAGCCGTTCCAGTGTAATGAATGTGGAAAGTCATTCAGCCAGAATATCGATCTTCGACGACACGAGagaattcacacgggagagaagccgtatCGATGTTCGGTCTGCGGAAAGTCTTACAGCAGGAACGCCAGGCTGAAACATCACGAgataattcacactggagaaaagccgcACAGATGCGCCGAATGTGGAAAGACTTTCATCGTCTCTGCGAACCTTAAGTACCACCAGAGGCTTCACACCGGGGAAAAACCTTATCGATGTAACGAATGTGGTAAGACGTTCTGCCAGCTGTCACAATTTAAACTTCACCAGGTTAATCACACGGGAGAAAAGCCGTTCCAGTGCACTGAATGCGCAAAATGTTTCAACTTGGCTTCAAACCTTAAAGTCCATCAAAGGATTCACACGGGAGAAAAACCGTACCAGTGTAAAGAATGTGGAAAATCGTTTGGCCATGTCACCAGCCTTAGGCAGCATCAGAGGATTCATACAGGAGAAAAACCTTACCGGTGTATCGAATGTGGAAAGACGTTTACCCAAGTGGCAAACCTTCACTGCCACCAGAGAATTCATACGGGAGAAAAAACATACCGGTGTACCGTGTGCGGAAAGACCTTCTACTGGCCGGCCAGTCTTACGCGGCATCAGAATGTTcacagaagagaaagaaaggcCAGAAGGCggagaaggagaggagagaagttGTACCCATCTTCAGAGGTACCAGGGCTGTTGAAGCCCTTATGA